The following are encoded together in the Salvelinus fontinalis isolate EN_2023a chromosome 38, ASM2944872v1, whole genome shotgun sequence genome:
- the LOC129838085 gene encoding cysteine-rich venom protein ophanin-like has translation MFALLVCILTLHEVYSACNVVKICPDSTAVQAEILNQHNAFRRAVTPTARDMLKMNWSEEAAASAQAWVDTCSMAHGPPSSRMLGDYEMGENLFMSSTSKNWTEIVTAWHSEVIDYSYPNGSINGKSIGHYTQVVWNSSYKVGCGVALCPGSVYFYGCQYYRAGNYRGVAPYKEGATCADCPNSCENKLCTNPCPYINKYVNCAAMKKQAGCSNPLVYAWCPALCLCTSKIIPIAKK, from the exons aaATTTGCCCAGACAGCACAGCAGTTCAGGCTGAGATCCTTAACCAGCACAATGCCTTCCGGAGAGCGGTTACGCCAACTGCTAGAGACATGCTCAAGATG AACTGGAGCGAGGAGGCAGCGGCCAGTGCTCAGGCTTGGGTTGACACCTGCTCCATGGCTCATGGCCCACCCAGCAGTCGCATGCTTGGCG ACTACGAAATGGGTGAGAACCTGTTCATGTCCTCCACTTCTAAGAATTGGACTGAAATAGTTACAGCCTGGCACAGTGAGGTCATAGATTACTCCTATCCCAATGGATCTATCAATGGTAAATCCATCGGCCACTACACACAG GTGGTTTGGAACAGTTCATACAAGGTTGGCTGTGGTGTGGCCCTGTGTCCTGGCTCAGTCTATTTCTATGGATGCCAGTATTACAGAGC GGGAAACTACAGAGGAGTGGCTCCATACAAGGAAGGAGCTACATGTGCTGACTGCCCCAACTCCTGCGAAAACAAGCTTTGCA CCAATCCCTGTCCTTACATAAACAAGTATGTCAATTGTGCCGCAATGAAAAAACAGGCCGGGTGTAGTAATCCTTTGGTGTACGCCTGGTGTCCCGCCCTCTGCCTGTGCACCTCCAAAATCATCCCAATAGCAAAGAAGTGA